A single genomic interval of Aquipuribacter sp. SD81 harbors:
- a CDS encoding ThuA domain-containing protein: MHVPRTRWTRPVGLVATGLAALLAATTVAAAPVAAQAVEEADEARVLIFTKTTQFRHTEAITQGTPVLQDAFAEAGIASDHTEDSTVFNDEDLAAYDALVMFQTSGDPWSAEEKAALERYQQAGGGIVAIHNATDMRGSYDWWDDMIGALMPGHAATGTSPGLPGTVVVEDQVHPSTEHLPQRWERADEWYNYSANVRGEAHVLATMDESTYDAGSNAMGYDHPISWCRPYDGGRAWMTGMGHFGAHYTDEPALVQHIVGGVEWAAGLAEGDCGGTDWSEYERVTLDSNTSAPFAIDVASDGRVFFTELVRGQIRVYDPATQTTTTAVQLDVYSGGEDGLLGIALDPDFDTNGHVFVYYAPDAADNADPDNFFSRISRFTMDDESGTIDPASEVVVLEVPASRLPDEPGHTGGGLRFGPDGDLYLGVGDDVNPHSEPSGGYAPLHESSTMLWDARATSANTNDLRGKLLRIHPEPDGTYTIPEGNLVDTEWAADKDADLIRPEIYAMGFRNPFRFYVDPVTGDVGMADYSPDNSNDAPATRGPAGIAEWNWIREPGNYGWPLCMGDNEPFRDVDYLTSPVTVGDYFDCDAPVNDSIHNTGLEQLPPARPADVYYGYRRASDQGSGLNQGGGLAPMGGPVYRYDEALESDTKFPEHFDGKPFFYDWARNDMFSFVLADEATTEEFVPGEAVEKVNPFLPQTQFLAPIDSLFGPDGSMYVLDWGGGYGRDNPSSGLHRIDYISGSRSPVARMAVEPTSGQAPLAVTFSGAGSTDPEEEALTYAWDFDGDGTTDATGVEATHTYTENGRYDARLTVTDPAGKTGTVTTPITVGNTQPDVQIEGPPDGAFFDFGATLEWQVSVTDAEDEVDPADVIVTPALGHDYHAHPTTESRGLTGSVETSLGGHAPDENIFYVIDARYTDAGGGGQQALTGSDTVRVFPRLREAEFRSADSGITVTESRDVAGHGQSLDGSGGAWFSYDTVNLTGVDALTVRAAASQAGTVELRAGAPDGELVGSAEVPALGLTRYSDVTVDVTDPGESFELFVVLPGEGTRRVNFVEAVGQGVSGTTRPVVTVTSPEPYSVVEEVGPVTLAADASDADNGITAVEFLVDGESVGSDDTAPYEVTWTPADTGRYTVEAVATNGDGVTTTSRPVQFDVGDLYAGWLTYSHPSAAGTFDRPDTSTWGITSGGANTWQGTDEYSAVYQPGAAQGEQWTATVRILSQQVANTSAKAGIMVRNDMTRAGASGGYVYLAARNGNAYEWLRDTDGNGQLDASTNGPTSRYPSWLRVTRDGSSYQAWTSADGETFTPVGDPVTITGAASVQDIGLAVTAHSTTARSTAVFEDFTVVEGLPEGPEEPELEEFPACPTGGLDEFEGTSLDEARWSTVRAAAGSPVTVSDGRLHLPVTGGDINEGSTGPISYVATPAPAGEWTFETEVALDHTRSWQHAGLMLHASDDEYVKVAWTQGTSGAPFLEFQTETAGSRQWHANNVTVPGSPDSLHLRLVSDGSGLTAAWSVDGSTWTALAGRAPLKTGATIGVVAAGDTGTPGVVAHVERAGLVGEDGPAPEVDPSDEFDGTSLDTCRWDAVVRPDASEVTVADGHLTITTQPGDIHGTDNLDPRNLVLQSAPEGDWVVETRLRGELDHQWKLAGLLAYGGDDDYVKLNVGARNPQGSAVNLGAELVSEVDADFGGGGNRVLDIADTSESGYWYLRLAKVGDTYTGWVSDGGVTWTQVGEPVTHPGPLDRVGVWAIGPEQSKATDIQFDWVRFGAEDPEPELAVTMTAETRCVAGRVVLVARVASEHDAPVTVEVTSPYGTRTATVEAGGATSLAFSTRQRSVDAGEVSMRASAGDLAAEGAVEYAARSCG; encoded by the coding sequence ATGCACGTGCCACGTACCCGATGGACCAGGCCGGTGGGCCTGGTCGCGACAGGGCTGGCCGCCCTGCTCGCCGCCACCACGGTGGCGGCCGCCCCCGTGGCGGCCCAGGCCGTGGAGGAGGCGGACGAGGCCCGCGTCCTCATCTTCACCAAGACCACCCAGTTCCGGCACACCGAGGCGATCACCCAGGGCACCCCGGTGCTGCAGGACGCCTTCGCCGAGGCCGGCATCGCCTCGGACCACACCGAGGACTCCACCGTCTTCAACGACGAGGACCTCGCCGCCTACGACGCCCTCGTCATGTTCCAGACCTCCGGCGACCCGTGGAGCGCCGAGGAGAAGGCCGCGCTGGAGCGCTACCAGCAGGCCGGCGGCGGCATCGTCGCCATCCACAACGCCACCGACATGCGCGGCAGCTACGACTGGTGGGACGACATGATCGGGGCGCTCATGCCCGGTCACGCCGCCACCGGCACCAGCCCCGGCCTGCCCGGCACTGTGGTCGTGGAGGACCAGGTCCACCCCTCGACCGAGCACCTGCCGCAGCGCTGGGAGCGCGCGGACGAGTGGTACAATTACTCGGCCAACGTGCGCGGTGAGGCGCACGTGCTCGCCACCATGGACGAGTCGACGTACGACGCCGGCTCCAACGCCATGGGCTACGACCACCCGATCTCCTGGTGCCGGCCCTACGACGGCGGCCGCGCCTGGATGACCGGCATGGGCCACTTCGGCGCGCACTACACCGACGAGCCCGCCCTCGTGCAGCACATCGTGGGCGGCGTCGAGTGGGCCGCCGGCCTGGCCGAGGGCGACTGCGGCGGCACCGACTGGAGCGAGTACGAGCGCGTGACGCTCGACTCCAACACGTCCGCGCCGTTCGCCATCGACGTCGCCTCCGACGGGCGGGTGTTCTTCACCGAGCTCGTGCGCGGCCAGATCCGCGTGTACGACCCGGCGACGCAGACCACGACGACGGCCGTGCAGCTCGACGTGTACTCCGGCGGCGAGGACGGCCTGCTCGGCATCGCCCTCGACCCGGACTTCGACACCAACGGGCACGTGTTCGTCTACTACGCCCCGGACGCGGCCGACAACGCGGACCCGGACAACTTCTTCAGCCGCATCTCGCGCTTCACGATGGACGACGAGTCGGGGACCATCGACCCGGCCAGCGAGGTCGTCGTGCTCGAGGTGCCGGCGAGCCGGCTGCCCGACGAGCCCGGCCACACCGGTGGCGGGCTGCGTTTCGGCCCCGACGGCGACCTGTACCTGGGCGTCGGCGACGACGTGAACCCCCACTCGGAGCCCTCGGGCGGCTACGCGCCGCTGCACGAGTCCTCGACGATGCTGTGGGACGCGCGCGCCACCAGCGCCAACACCAACGACCTGCGCGGCAAGCTGCTGCGCATCCACCCGGAGCCCGACGGCACCTACACGATCCCCGAGGGCAACCTCGTCGACACCGAGTGGGCGGCGGACAAGGACGCGGACCTCATCCGCCCCGAGATCTACGCGATGGGCTTCCGCAACCCGTTCCGCTTCTACGTCGACCCGGTCACCGGTGACGTCGGCATGGCCGACTACTCCCCGGACAACAGCAACGACGCGCCGGCCACCCGCGGGCCGGCCGGCATCGCGGAGTGGAACTGGATCCGCGAGCCCGGCAACTACGGCTGGCCGCTGTGCATGGGCGACAACGAGCCGTTCCGCGACGTCGACTACCTGACGAGCCCCGTGACGGTCGGGGACTACTTCGACTGCGACGCGCCCGTCAACGACTCCATCCACAACACGGGGCTCGAGCAGCTGCCGCCGGCCCGCCCGGCCGACGTGTACTACGGCTACCGGCGCGCCTCCGACCAGGGCTCCGGGCTCAACCAGGGCGGCGGCCTCGCCCCCATGGGCGGCCCGGTCTACCGCTACGACGAGGCGCTCGAGTCCGACACCAAGTTCCCGGAGCACTTCGACGGCAAGCCGTTCTTCTACGACTGGGCGCGCAACGACATGTTCTCGTTCGTGCTCGCCGACGAGGCGACGACGGAGGAGTTCGTGCCGGGTGAGGCGGTGGAGAAGGTCAACCCCTTCCTGCCGCAGACGCAGTTCCTCGCCCCGATCGACTCGCTGTTCGGCCCCGACGGGTCGATGTACGTGCTCGACTGGGGCGGCGGCTACGGCCGTGACAACCCCAGCTCGGGCCTGCACCGCATCGACTACATCTCCGGGTCCCGGTCGCCGGTGGCCCGCATGGCCGTCGAGCCGACGTCGGGCCAGGCGCCGCTGGCCGTCACGTTCTCCGGTGCCGGGAGCACCGACCCGGAGGAGGAGGCGCTCACCTACGCGTGGGACTTCGACGGTGACGGCACCACCGACGCCACCGGCGTCGAGGCGACGCACACCTACACCGAGAACGGGCGCTACGACGCGCGCCTGACGGTGACCGACCCGGCGGGCAAGACCGGCACGGTCACCACGCCCATCACGGTCGGCAACACCCAGCCGGACGTGCAGATCGAGGGCCCGCCGGACGGCGCGTTCTTCGACTTCGGCGCCACCCTGGAGTGGCAGGTGTCCGTCACCGACGCCGAGGACGAGGTCGACCCGGCCGACGTCATCGTCACGCCGGCGCTGGGGCACGACTACCACGCCCACCCGACCACGGAGTCCCGTGGCCTGACGGGCTCGGTGGAGACCTCGCTCGGCGGCCACGCGCCGGACGAGAACATCTTCTACGTCATCGACGCCCGCTACACCGACGCCGGGGGCGGCGGGCAGCAGGCGCTGACCGGCAGCGACACCGTCCGGGTGTTCCCGCGCCTGCGCGAGGCGGAGTTCCGCTCCGCCGACTCCGGCATCACCGTCACCGAGTCCCGCGACGTGGCCGGCCACGGCCAGTCGCTCGACGGCTCCGGCGGCGCGTGGTTCTCCTACGACACGGTCAACCTCACCGGCGTCGACGCGCTCACCGTGCGCGCGGCGGCCTCGCAGGCCGGCACCGTGGAGCTGCGGGCGGGTGCGCCGGACGGCGAGCTCGTGGGCAGCGCGGAGGTGCCGGCGCTCGGACTGACCCGCTACAGCGACGTGACGGTCGACGTCACCGACCCGGGGGAGTCCTTCGAGCTGTTCGTCGTGCTCCCCGGTGAGGGGACCCGCCGGGTCAACTTCGTCGAGGCCGTCGGCCAGGGGGTGTCGGGCACGACCCGCCCGGTCGTCACCGTCACCTCGCCCGAGCCGTACTCGGTCGTGGAGGAGGTCGGGCCGGTCACGCTGGCCGCCGACGCCTCCGACGCCGACAACGGCATCACGGCGGTCGAGTTCCTCGTCGACGGCGAGTCCGTCGGCTCCGACGACACCGCCCCGTACGAGGTCACCTGGACCCCGGCGGACACCGGTCGCTACACCGTCGAGGCGGTCGCGACCAACGGCGACGGCGTCACCACGACGTCGCGCCCGGTCCAGTTCGACGTCGGCGACCTCTACGCCGGGTGGCTGACCTACAGCCACCCGTCGGCGGCCGGGACCTTCGACCGTCCCGACACCAGCACGTGGGGCATCACCTCCGGTGGCGCCAACACGTGGCAGGGCACCGACGAGTACAGCGCGGTCTACCAGCCCGGTGCCGCGCAGGGCGAGCAGTGGACCGCGACCGTGCGGATCCTCAGCCAGCAGGTGGCGAACACCTCGGCCAAGGCCGGGATCATGGTCCGCAACGACATGACCCGCGCGGGCGCCTCGGGTGGCTACGTCTACCTCGCCGCCCGCAACGGCAACGCCTACGAGTGGCTGCGCGACACCGACGGCAACGGCCAGCTCGACGCCTCCACCAACGGGCCGACGTCCCGGTACCCGAGCTGGCTGCGGGTCACCCGCGACGGCTCGTCGTACCAGGCGTGGACCAGCGCCGACGGTGAGACCTTCACCCCCGTCGGTGACCCGGTGACCATCACCGGCGCCGCGTCGGTGCAGGACATCGGCCTGGCGGTGACGGCGCACTCCACCACCGCGCGCTCCACGGCGGTCTTCGAGGACTTCACGGTCGTCGAGGGCCTGCCCGAGGGGCCGGAGGAGCCGGAGCTCGAGGAGTTCCCGGCCTGCCCGACGGGTGGCCTCGACGAGTTCGAGGGCACGAGCCTCGACGAGGCGCGCTGGAGCACCGTGCGCGCCGCGGCCGGCTCGCCCGTCACCGTCTCCGACGGCCGGCTGCACCTGCCGGTCACCGGCGGCGACATCAACGAGGGCTCGACCGGTCCGATCTCCTACGTGGCCACCCCGGCCCCGGCGGGGGAGTGGACCTTCGAGACGGAGGTCGCGCTCGACCACACCCGCAGCTGGCAGCACGCCGGCCTCATGCTCCACGCCTCCGACGACGAGTACGTCAAGGTCGCGTGGACGCAGGGCACGTCGGGGGCTCCGTTCCTGGAGTTCCAGACCGAGACCGCCGGGTCGCGGCAGTGGCACGCGAACAACGTGACCGTGCCCGGCTCGCCGGACTCGCTGCACCTGCGGCTCGTCAGCGACGGCAGCGGGCTCACCGCCGCGTGGTCCGTCGACGGCAGCACGTGGACCGCGCTCGCGGGCCGCGCGCCGCTGAAGACGGGCGCGACCATCGGCGTCGTGGCCGCCGGCGACACCGGCACGCCCGGCGTCGTCGCCCACGTCGAGCGGGCGGGTCTCGTCGGCGAGGACGGTCCGGCCCCCGAGGTCGACCCGTCCGACGAGTTCGACGGCACCTCGCTCGACACCTGCCGGTGGGACGCGGTCGTGCGCCCCGACGCGTCCGAGGTGACGGTGGCCGACGGCCACCTCACCATCACCACCCAGCCCGGTGACATCCACGGCACCGACAACCTCGACCCGCGCAACCTGGTCCTCCAGAGCGCACCCGAGGGCGACTGGGTCGTCGAGACCCGGCTCCGGGGCGAGCTCGACCACCAGTGGAAGCTGGCGGGCCTGCTCGCGTACGGCGGCGACGACGACTACGTCAAGCTCAACGTCGGCGCCCGCAACCCGCAGGGGTCGGCCGTCAACCTGGGGGCGGAGCTCGTCTCGGAGGTCGACGCCGACTTCGGCGGCGGCGGCAACCGGGTGCTCGACATCGCCGACACCTCGGAGTCCGGCTACTGGTACCTGCGTCTGGCCAAGGTCGGCGACACCTACACCGGGTGGGTGTCCGACGGCGGCGTGACGTGGACCCAGGTCGGCGAGCCCGTCACGCACCCCGGTCCGCTGGACCGGGTCGGCGTGTGGGCGATCGGCCCGGAGCAGTCCAAGGCGACCGACATCCAGTTCGACTGGGTGCGCTTCGGCGCCGAGGACCCCGAGCCGGAGCTCGCCGTCACCATGACGGCGGAGACCCGGTGCGTGGCCGGTCGCGTGGTGCTCGTGGCGCGGGTCGCCTCCGAGCACGACGCCCCGGTCACGGTCGAGGTCACGTCGCCGTACGGGACGCGGACCGCGACGGTGGAGGCGGGCGGCGCGACGTCGCTCGCGTTCTCGACGCGGCAGCGGTCGGTCGACGCCGGCGAGGTGAGCATGCGCGCGAGCGCCGGCGACCTCGCGGCCGAGGGCGCCGTGGAGTACGCGGCCCGCTCCTGCGGCTGA
- a CDS encoding sugar phosphate isomerase/epimerase family protein yields the protein MTTAGSAPTASRRPLGVSTWLWCSPLTDPDVARLAPRVAGWGFDVLEMPVEGVGDWDPAAARRVLDDCGLGATVCLVTGEGRELVDAPDDVVRRTQDYLRAVVDAAHAVGADVIGGPAYASVGRTWALEGAARTAAYARWAEALVPVAEHARAAGVRIAVEPLNRYETSFLNTVEQALEALDHLPAEVADAVGLLLDTYHLNIEERDPVAAVRAAGDRIAHVQASGTHRGTPGDDHADWPGLVAALDAVGYAGAVCIESFTPDNATIARAASIWRPLAASQDALAVDGLAHLKEVGA from the coding sequence ATGACGACCGCCGGCTCGGCTCCGACCGCGTCGCGACGCCCGCTCGGGGTCTCGACGTGGCTGTGGTGCTCGCCGCTCACCGACCCCGACGTCGCCCGGCTCGCCCCGCGCGTGGCCGGGTGGGGCTTCGACGTGCTGGAGATGCCCGTCGAGGGCGTCGGCGACTGGGACCCCGCCGCCGCGCGCCGGGTCCTCGACGACTGCGGCCTCGGCGCGACCGTCTGCCTCGTGACGGGGGAGGGTCGCGAGCTCGTCGACGCGCCCGACGACGTCGTCCGCCGCACCCAGGACTACCTGCGCGCGGTCGTCGACGCCGCCCACGCGGTGGGCGCCGACGTCATCGGCGGCCCCGCCTACGCCTCGGTCGGGCGGACGTGGGCGCTGGAGGGCGCCGCGCGCACCGCGGCGTACGCGCGCTGGGCCGAGGCGCTCGTGCCCGTCGCCGAGCACGCCCGCGCCGCGGGCGTGCGCATCGCGGTGGAGCCGCTCAACCGCTACGAGACGTCGTTCCTCAATACCGTCGAGCAGGCGCTGGAGGCGCTCGACCACCTCCCGGCCGAGGTCGCCGACGCCGTGGGGCTGCTGCTCGACACCTACCACCTCAACATCGAGGAGCGGGACCCCGTCGCGGCCGTCCGGGCCGCCGGGGACCGCATCGCGCACGTGCAGGCCTCCGGGACGCACCGGGGCACCCCGGGCGACGACCACGCCGACTGGCCGGGTCTCGTCGCCGCGCTCGACGCCGTCGGCTACGCCGGCGCGGTCTGCATCGAGTCCTTCACGCCCGACAACGCGACGATCGCGCGCGCGGCGTCCATCTGGCGGCCGCTGGCCGCGAGCCAGGACGCGCTCGCCGTCGACGGGCTCGCCCACCTGAAGGAGGTCGGCGCCTAG
- a CDS encoding ROK family transcriptional regulator, with the protein MATTLTETFTQPGSAGAVLAVLRDGRARTRSELATLTGLSRATVRQRIDTLLARQLVTPAGDAASTGGRPPSQFAFNPSAGLVLGADIGATHALLAVTDLAGQVLAEEQRTHDIADGPEAVLSWVVDSGRRLADSVSAEANLLGVGMGLPGPIEHSTGRPISPPIMPGWDGYDVIGHLTDGLAPVAVVDNDVNVMALGEHFTAWSDVDHLVYVKVGTGIGSGIISDGELRRGAQGAAGDLGHVAVPHAVDALCRCGNTGCLEAVAGGGAVVARLRDKGIDAHTSTDLVALSKGGSVEVVHVLREAGRDIGEVLATVVSMLNPSVIVLGGALAAAGEHLLAGVREVVYRRSLPLATQHLRIVPSAAGRHAGVIGAAVMVIERVLAPDAVDRPLVLD; encoded by the coding sequence ATGGCCACGACGTTGACGGAGACGTTCACACAGCCGGGTTCCGCGGGAGCGGTCCTCGCCGTGCTGCGTGACGGCCGCGCCCGCACCCGCTCGGAGCTCGCGACGCTGACCGGGCTGTCCCGGGCGACGGTCCGCCAGCGCATCGACACGCTGCTCGCCCGGCAGCTCGTGACCCCCGCCGGCGACGCCGCCTCCACGGGCGGGCGCCCGCCCAGCCAGTTCGCCTTCAACCCCTCGGCCGGGCTCGTGCTCGGAGCCGACATCGGCGCGACGCACGCCCTGCTCGCGGTCACCGACCTCGCCGGCCAGGTGCTCGCGGAGGAGCAGCGCACGCACGACATCGCCGACGGCCCGGAGGCCGTGCTGTCGTGGGTGGTCGACAGCGGTCGCCGCCTCGCCGACTCCGTCTCCGCCGAGGCGAACCTGCTCGGCGTCGGCATGGGCCTGCCCGGCCCGATAGAGCACAGCACCGGACGGCCGATCTCGCCGCCGATCATGCCGGGCTGGGACGGCTACGACGTGATCGGCCACCTCACCGACGGCCTGGCCCCGGTGGCCGTCGTCGACAACGACGTCAACGTCATGGCCCTCGGCGAGCACTTCACGGCGTGGTCCGACGTCGACCACCTCGTCTACGTCAAGGTCGGCACCGGTATCGGCTCCGGGATCATCTCCGACGGCGAGCTGCGCCGCGGCGCGCAGGGCGCGGCCGGCGACCTCGGTCACGTCGCGGTCCCCCACGCCGTTGACGCCCTGTGCCGCTGCGGCAACACCGGCTGCCTCGAGGCGGTCGCCGGCGGCGGCGCGGTCGTGGCCCGGCTGCGCGACAAGGGCATCGACGCCCACACGAGCACCGACCTGGTCGCCCTGTCCAAGGGCGGCTCGGTCGAGGTCGTGCACGTGCTGCGCGAGGCCGGCCGCGACATCGGCGAGGTCCTCGCGACCGTCGTGTCGATGCTCAACCCGTCGGTCATCGTGCTCGGCGGCGCCCTCGCGGCGGCCGGCGAGCACCTGCTGGCCGGGGTCCGCGAGGTCGTGTACCGCCGCTCGCTGCCGCTGGCCACGCAGCACCTGCGGATCGTGCCGAGCGCGGCCGGACGCCACGCGGGCGTCATCGGCGCGGCCGTCATGGTCATCGAGCGGGTCCTCGCGCCCGACGCGGTCGACCGCCCGCTCGTCCTGGACTGA
- a CDS encoding ABC transporter permease, protein MSALGTVRDTVSRFTSGSATIFALLVAVLVAIAVLNPSFVEPPSLMAFLRAAAPLVVLAIGQYFVIVSGEFDLSVGALVGAQVVIAARLIDGEEANTVPVMLLMLGFAVVVGLVNGLVTTLLRVPSFITTLGMLLVLNGAIRVWTGGAPTGALSESFRQWGRSGIDMPVLRQLPWALLIAVVVAVAAVLLMRAPFGRTLVSTGDNDVAAGYAGVTVWRVRTAAFVLSSVLATLAAVLIGGFAGVTAQVGQGLEFVAITAVVLGGVVLGGGKGTVVAAIAGALTYQAIDRLFTQLDLPSTTRPVLQGVIIIAAVAYAARGRDRATSAPPAPPHRSESERTPVATG, encoded by the coding sequence ATGAGCGCGCTCGGCACCGTCCGCGACACCGTCAGCCGGTTCACCAGCGGCTCCGCGACGATCTTCGCGCTGCTCGTCGCCGTGCTCGTCGCGATCGCCGTGCTCAACCCGAGCTTCGTCGAGCCCCCGTCGCTCATGGCGTTCCTGCGCGCGGCCGCGCCGCTCGTGGTGCTCGCGATCGGGCAGTACTTCGTCATCGTGTCCGGCGAGTTCGACCTGTCGGTCGGGGCGCTGGTCGGCGCGCAGGTCGTCATCGCCGCGCGGCTCATCGACGGCGAGGAGGCGAACACCGTCCCCGTCATGCTCCTCATGCTCGGCTTCGCGGTCGTCGTCGGTCTCGTCAACGGCCTCGTCACCACCCTGCTCCGCGTCCCGTCGTTCATCACGACGCTCGGCATGCTCCTCGTGCTCAACGGCGCGATCCGGGTGTGGACCGGCGGCGCGCCGACCGGGGCGCTGTCGGAGTCGTTCCGGCAGTGGGGCCGCAGCGGCATCGACATGCCCGTGCTGCGGCAGCTGCCGTGGGCGCTGCTCATCGCAGTCGTCGTCGCCGTCGCCGCCGTGCTGCTCATGCGCGCCCCGTTCGGGCGCACGCTCGTGTCCACCGGCGACAACGACGTGGCCGCCGGCTACGCCGGGGTGACCGTGTGGCGGGTCCGCACGGCCGCCTTCGTGCTGTCCAGCGTGCTCGCCACGCTCGCCGCGGTCCTCATCGGCGGGTTCGCGGGCGTCACCGCCCAGGTCGGCCAGGGCCTGGAGTTCGTCGCCATCACCGCCGTCGTGCTCGGCGGGGTCGTGCTCGGCGGCGGCAAGGGGACGGTCGTGGCCGCGATCGCGGGCGCGCTCACCTACCAGGCGATCGACCGGCTCTTCACCCAGCTCGACCTGCCCTCGACGACGCGGCCCGTCCTGCAGGGCGTGATCATCATCGCCGCCGTCGCGTACGCGGCCCGCGGCCGGGACCGCGCCACCTCGGCGCCGCCCGCGCCGCCGCACCGCAGCGAGTCCGAGAGGACCCCCGTAGCCACCGGCTGA
- a CDS encoding substrate-binding domain-containing protein, producing the protein MPLTKTAVATLAVATLALAGCSTDTPGEDAAAPAPVDASAGAGETGADAGTETDEGTDAGSGGPSEGEFFVRENYENQLAQRDVEPEGDPATPWLQAIEPEYVDTAEYAAEGPQDLCFSNASVSNPWRVTGFITMQEQVAVYQEQGLIGEFRVADAADDDNKQISDIQSFIDAGDCGAIIISPSTTATLTPAVEAACASGVPVIVFDRGVNTDCMTTFIHPIGGYAYGADGAEFLVDNLEPGSTVLALRILPGVDVLENRWAAAQEIFAGSELEVLGDEFTGGDAAQIKDLVTQYIQRGDVDGIWMDAGDGAVAAVEAFEDAGAEYPVMVGEDEMSFLRKWDETGMTAIAPVYSNFQWRTPIEAAVDIFAGEQVPAEWILPQEPVTQDTLQEFLEANAEMPSLHYAKFGGEDLPGYPEAWQDR; encoded by the coding sequence ATGCCGCTCACCAAGACCGCGGTCGCCACGCTCGCCGTGGCGACCCTCGCCCTCGCGGGCTGCTCGACCGACACCCCAGGGGAGGACGCCGCGGCCCCCGCGCCGGTGGACGCGTCCGCCGGGGCGGGCGAGACCGGCGCCGACGCCGGCACCGAGACCGACGAGGGCACCGACGCCGGCTCCGGCGGCCCGTCGGAGGGCGAGTTCTTCGTCCGCGAGAACTACGAGAACCAGCTCGCCCAGCGCGACGTGGAGCCCGAGGGCGACCCGGCCACCCCGTGGCTGCAGGCCATCGAGCCCGAGTACGTCGACACCGCCGAGTACGCCGCCGAGGGCCCGCAGGACCTCTGCTTCTCCAACGCCTCGGTGTCGAACCCGTGGCGCGTCACCGGCTTCATCACGATGCAGGAGCAGGTGGCCGTCTACCAGGAGCAGGGCCTCATCGGCGAGTTCCGCGTGGCCGACGCCGCCGACGACGACAACAAGCAGATCTCCGACATCCAGTCGTTCATCGACGCCGGCGACTGCGGCGCGATCATCATCTCCCCCTCGACCACCGCCACCCTCACCCCGGCCGTCGAGGCGGCGTGCGCGAGCGGCGTGCCGGTCATCGTGTTCGACCGCGGCGTCAACACCGACTGCATGACGACGTTCATCCACCCGATCGGCGGCTACGCCTACGGCGCCGACGGCGCGGAGTTCCTCGTCGACAACCTCGAGCCCGGCAGCACCGTGCTCGCGCTGCGCATCCTGCCCGGCGTCGACGTGCTCGAGAACCGCTGGGCCGCCGCGCAGGAGATCTTCGCCGGCTCCGAGCTGGAGGTGCTCGGCGACGAGTTCACCGGCGGCGACGCCGCGCAGATCAAGGACCTCGTCACCCAGTACATCCAGCGCGGGGACGTGGACGGCATCTGGATGGACGCCGGTGACGGCGCCGTCGCGGCCGTCGAGGCCTTCGAGGACGCGGGCGCCGAGTACCCCGTCATGGTCGGCGAGGACGAGATGAGCTTCCTGCGCAAGTGGGACGAGACCGGCATGACCGCGATCGCGCCGGTGTACTCGAACTTCCAGTGGCGCACCCCGATCGAGGCGGCCGTCGACATCTTCGCCGGCGAGCAGGTCCCCGCGGAGTGGATCCTCCCGCAGGAGCCCGTCACGCAGGACACGCTGCAGGAGTTCCTCGAGGCCAACGCCGAGATGCCGAGCCTGCACTACGCGAAGTTCGGCGGCGAGGACCTGCCCGGCTACCCCGAGGCGTGGCAGGACCGCTGA